From Streptomyces sp. CMB-StM0423, a single genomic window includes:
- a CDS encoding integration host factor, with amino-acid sequence MALPPLTPEQRAAALEKAAAARRERAEVKNRLKHSGASLHDVIKQGQENDVIGKMKVSALLESMPGVGKVRAKQIMERLGISESRRVRGLGSNQIASLEREFGSTGS; translated from the coding sequence GTGGCTCTTCCGCCCCTTACCCCTGAACAGCGCGCAGCCGCGCTCGAGAAGGCCGCAGCGGCTCGCCGGGAGCGCGCCGAGGTCAAGAATCGGCTGAAGCACTCCGGCGCTTCCCTGCACGACGTCATCAAGCAGGGCCAGGAGAACGACGTCATCGGCAAGATGAAGGTCTCCGCCCTGCTTGAGTCCATGCCCGGCGTGGGCAAGGTGCGCGCCAAGCAGATCATGGAGCGTCTCGGCATCTCCGAGAGCCGTCGGGTGCGCGGTCTGGGCTCCAACCAGATCGCCTCGCTGGAGCGCGAGTTCGGCAGCACCGGTTCCTGA
- the carB gene encoding carbamoyl-phosphate synthase large subunit, which translates to MPKRTDIRSVLVIGSGPIVIGQAAEFDYSGTQACRVLRAEGLRVILVNSNPATIMTDPEIADATYVEPITPEFVEKIIARERPDALLPTLGGQTALNTAVSLHDSGVLEKYGVELIGANVEAIQKGEDREQFKEVVAEVRRKTGHGESARSVICHTMDEVLAGVDGLGGYPVVVRPSFTMGGAGSGFAHDEEELRRIAGQGLALSPTTEVLLEESILGWKEYELELMRDKHDNVVVVCSIENLDPMGVHTGDSVTVAPSMTLTDREYQILRDIGIAVIREVGVDTGGCNIQFAVDPADGRVVVIEMNPRVSRSSALASKATGFPIAKIAAKLAVGYTLDEIPNDITRETPASFEPTLDYVVVKVPRFAFEKFPAADATLTTTMKSVGEAMAIGRNFTEALNKALRSVEKKDAPFDFAGPPPGPGEKAALLEKAAVPTDGRLNTVMAAIRAGATEAEVHEATRIDPWFVDQFFLIKEVADELAAADHLGPDLLAYAKRHGFSDAQIAGVRGLREDVVREVRHALGVRPVYKTVDTCAAEFAARTPYLYSSYDEETEVAPRERPAVIILGSGPNRIGQGIEFDYSCVHASFALGEAGYETVMVNCNPETVSTDYDTSDRLYFEPLTLEDVLEVVHAETQAGPVAGVLVQLGGQTPLGLAQALKDNGVPVVGTSPEAIHAAEDRGAFGRVLAEAGLPAPKYGTAFSFAEAKTIAAGIGYPVMVRPSYVLGGRGMEIVYDEPSLASYLERHAGLISEHPVLVDRFLDDTIEIDVDALYDGQELYLGGVMEHIEEAGIHSGDSACALPPITLGGHDIKRLRASTEAIARGVGVRGLINIQFALAGDILYVLEANPRASRTVPFTSKATAVPLAKAAARISLGATVAELRAEGMLPATGDGGTLPLDAPISVKEAVLPWTRFRDIRGRGVDTVLGPEMRSTGEVMGIDSLFGTAYAKSQAAAYGALPTRGRAFVSVANRDKRSMVFPARELVQHGFELLATSGTAEVLRRNGIAATVVRKHSQGPGPDGERTIVQLIHDGAVDLIVNTPYGTGGRLDGYDIRTAAVARGVPCLTTVQALAAAVQGIEALTRGEVGVRSLQEHAGHLTEARAR; encoded by the coding sequence GTGCCTAAGCGCACCGATATCCGGTCCGTCCTGGTCATCGGCTCGGGCCCGATCGTCATCGGCCAGGCCGCCGAGTTCGACTACTCCGGCACCCAGGCGTGCCGCGTGCTCAGGGCCGAGGGCCTGCGCGTGATCCTCGTCAACTCCAACCCGGCGACGATCATGACCGACCCGGAGATCGCCGACGCCACGTACGTCGAGCCGATCACCCCCGAGTTCGTCGAGAAGATCATCGCGCGCGAGCGCCCCGACGCCCTGCTGCCCACCCTCGGCGGGCAGACCGCGCTCAACACCGCGGTCTCGCTGCACGATTCCGGGGTGCTGGAGAAGTACGGCGTGGAGCTGATCGGCGCCAACGTCGAGGCCATCCAGAAGGGCGAGGACCGCGAGCAGTTCAAGGAGGTCGTCGCCGAGGTCCGCCGCAAGACCGGGCACGGCGAGTCCGCGCGCTCGGTGATCTGCCACACGATGGACGAGGTGCTGGCGGGCGTCGACGGGCTCGGGGGCTACCCCGTGGTCGTCCGGCCCTCCTTCACCATGGGCGGCGCCGGCTCCGGCTTCGCGCACGACGAGGAGGAGCTGCGCCGCATCGCCGGCCAGGGGCTCGCGCTCTCGCCGACGACCGAGGTGCTGCTGGAGGAGTCCATCCTCGGGTGGAAGGAGTACGAGCTGGAGCTGATGCGCGACAAGCACGACAACGTCGTGGTCGTCTGCTCCATCGAGAACCTCGACCCCATGGGCGTACACACCGGCGACTCCGTGACCGTCGCCCCGTCGATGACGCTCACCGACCGTGAGTACCAGATCCTGCGCGACATCGGCATCGCCGTCATCCGCGAGGTCGGCGTCGACACCGGCGGCTGCAACATCCAGTTCGCGGTCGACCCGGCGGACGGCCGGGTCGTCGTCATCGAGATGAACCCGCGCGTCTCCCGCTCCTCGGCGCTCGCCTCCAAGGCCACCGGCTTCCCGATCGCCAAGATCGCCGCGAAGCTGGCCGTGGGCTACACCCTGGACGAGATCCCCAACGACATCACCCGCGAGACCCCCGCGTCCTTCGAGCCCACGCTCGACTACGTGGTGGTGAAGGTGCCCCGCTTCGCCTTCGAGAAGTTCCCCGCCGCCGACGCGACGCTCACCACCACGATGAAGTCGGTCGGCGAGGCCATGGCCATCGGCCGCAACTTCACCGAGGCGCTGAACAAGGCGCTGCGCTCGGTCGAGAAGAAGGACGCCCCCTTCGACTTCGCCGGTCCGCCGCCGGGTCCCGGCGAGAAGGCCGCGCTGCTGGAGAAGGCCGCCGTGCCCACGGACGGCCGGCTGAACACCGTGATGGCCGCCATCCGGGCCGGCGCCACCGAGGCGGAGGTGCACGAGGCGACGCGGATCGACCCGTGGTTCGTCGACCAGTTCTTCCTGATCAAGGAGGTCGCCGACGAGCTGGCCGCCGCCGACCACCTCGGCCCGGACCTGCTCGCGTACGCCAAGCGCCACGGCTTCTCCGACGCCCAGATCGCCGGCGTACGCGGGCTGCGCGAGGACGTGGTGCGCGAGGTGCGGCACGCGCTGGGCGTACGCCCGGTGTACAAGACCGTCGACACCTGCGCCGCCGAGTTCGCGGCCCGTACCCCGTACCTCTACTCCTCGTACGACGAGGAGACCGAGGTCGCCCCGCGTGAGCGGCCCGCGGTGATCATCCTCGGCTCCGGGCCCAACCGCATCGGCCAGGGCATCGAGTTCGACTACTCCTGCGTCCACGCCTCCTTCGCCCTCGGCGAGGCGGGCTACGAGACCGTGATGGTCAACTGCAACCCGGAGACCGTCTCCACCGACTACGACACCTCCGACCGGCTGTACTTCGAGCCGCTGACGCTCGAAGACGTGCTGGAGGTCGTGCACGCCGAGACCCAGGCGGGCCCGGTCGCCGGCGTCCTGGTGCAGTTGGGCGGGCAGACCCCGCTGGGGCTCGCGCAGGCGCTGAAGGACAACGGCGTGCCCGTCGTGGGCACGTCGCCGGAGGCGATCCACGCCGCCGAGGACCGCGGCGCGTTCGGCCGCGTGCTCGCCGAGGCGGGGCTGCCGGCGCCCAAGTACGGCACCGCGTTCTCCTTCGCCGAGGCCAAGACGATCGCCGCCGGGATCGGCTACCCGGTCATGGTGCGGCCGTCGTACGTGCTCGGCGGGCGCGGCATGGAGATCGTCTACGACGAGCCGTCGCTGGCCTCGTATCTGGAGCGGCACGCCGGGCTCATCTCCGAACACCCCGTGCTCGTCGACCGGTTCCTCGACGACACCATCGAGATCGACGTCGACGCGCTCTACGACGGCCAGGAGCTGTACCTCGGCGGCGTCATGGAGCACATCGAGGAAGCCGGCATCCACTCCGGCGACTCCGCCTGCGCCCTGCCCCCCATCACCCTCGGCGGACACGACATCAAGCGGCTGCGCGCCTCCACCGAGGCCATCGCGCGCGGCGTCGGCGTCCGCGGGCTGATCAACATCCAGTTCGCGCTCGCCGGGGACATCCTCTACGTGCTGGAGGCCAACCCGCGCGCCTCGCGCACCGTCCCCTTCACCTCCAAGGCCACCGCCGTCCCGCTGGCCAAGGCCGCCGCCCGCATCTCGCTCGGCGCCACCGTCGCCGAGCTGCGCGCGGAGGGCATGCTGCCGGCCACCGGCGACGGCGGCACGCTGCCGCTGGACGCGCCGATCTCGGTGAAGGAGGCCGTGCTGCCGTGGACGCGCTTCCGCGACATCCGCGGCCGGGGCGTCGACACCGTGCTCGGCCCGGAGATGCGCTCCACCGGCGAGGTCATGGGCATCGACAGCCTCTTCGGCACGGCGTACGCCAAGTCGCAGGCCGCCGCGTACGGCGCGCTGCCCACCCGGGGCCGCGCGTTCGTCTCGGTCGCCAACCGGGACAAGCGCTCGATGGTCTTCCCGGCCCGTGAGCTGGTCCAGCACGGCTTCGAGCTGCTGGCCACCTCCGGCACCGCGGAGGTGCTCAGGCGCAACGGCATCGCCGCGACCGTCGTACGCAAGCACTCGCAGGGCCCGGGCCCCGACGGCGAGCGCACGATCGTGCAGTTGATCCACGACGGCGCCGTCGACCTCATCGTCAACACGCCGTACGGCACCGGCGGCCGGCTCGACGGCTACGACATCCGTACCGCCGCCGTCGCCCGCGGCGTGCCGTGCCTGACGACCGTCCAGGCGCTGGCCGCCGCCGTCCAGGGCATCGAGGCGCTGACCCGCGGCGAGGTGGGGGTGCGCTCCCTGCAGGAGCACGCCGGGCACCTCACCGAGGCCCGCGCCCGCTAG
- the gmk gene encoding guanylate kinase has product MSTAFSRGAAPVPPADRPRLTVLSGPSGVGKSTVVAHLRKVHPEVWLSVSATTRRPRPGERHGVQYFFVSDDEFDKLVANGELLEWAEFSGNRYGTPRGPVLERLDAGEPVLLEIDLQGARLVRESMPDAMLVFLAPPSWDELVRRLTGRGTEPPEVIERRLAAARTELAAEEEFDSTLVNTSVEDVSAELLALMQV; this is encoded by the coding sequence ATGAGTACAGCCTTCTCCCGGGGGGCGGCCCCCGTCCCGCCGGCAGATCGTCCGCGGCTGACCGTGCTCTCCGGCCCCTCCGGGGTCGGCAAGAGCACGGTCGTCGCGCATCTGCGCAAGGTCCATCCCGAGGTGTGGCTCTCGGTCTCCGCGACGACCCGCAGACCGCGCCCCGGCGAGCGGCACGGCGTCCAGTACTTCTTCGTCAGCGACGACGAGTTCGACAAGCTCGTCGCCAACGGCGAGCTGCTGGAGTGGGCGGAGTTCTCCGGCAACCGGTACGGCACCCCGCGCGGGCCCGTGCTGGAGCGGCTGGACGCCGGCGAGCCGGTGCTGCTGGAGATCGACCTCCAGGGTGCGCGGCTGGTCCGGGAGAGCATGCCCGACGCGATGCTGGTCTTCCTCGCCCCGCCGAGCTGGGACGAGCTGGTCCGCCGGCTCACCGGGCGCGGCACCGAGCCGCCGGAGGTCATCGAGCGCCGGCTGGCCGCGGCGCGGACCGAGCTGGCGGCCGAGGAGGAGTTCGACTCGACCCTTGTCAACACCTCCGTCGAGGACGTCTCCGCCGAGCTGCTAGCCTTGATGCAGGTTTGA
- the rpoZ gene encoding DNA-directed RNA polymerase subunit omega — MSSPITAPEGIINPPIDELLEATDSKYSLVIYAAKRARQINAYYSQLGEGLLEYVGPLVDTHVHEKPLSIALREINAGLLTSEATEGPAQ; from the coding sequence TTGTCCTCTCCCATCACCGCGCCCGAGGGCATCATCAACCCGCCGATCGACGAGCTGCTTGAGGCGACCGACTCCAAGTACAGCCTCGTGATCTACGCGGCGAAGCGCGCGCGGCAGATCAACGCGTACTACTCCCAGCTCGGCGAGGGCCTGCTGGAGTATGTCGGCCCGCTGGTGGACACCCACGTGCACGAGAAGCCGCTGTCCATCGCGCTCCGCGAGATCAACGCGGGTCTGCTGACCTCCGAGGCCACCGAGGGCCCCGCGCAGTAG
- the pyrF gene encoding orotidine-5'-phosphate decarboxylase — protein MTPEPAEPPEPFGSRLHRATAARGPLCVGIDPHAALLARWGLPDDPAGLERFAMTAVEALADRVAVLKPQSAFFERFGSRGVAVLEKAVAAARAAGALVLMDAKRGDIGSTMGGYAAAYLGKDAPLRSDALTVTPYLGYESLRPALDAAHAAGAGLFVVTLTSNPEGVEVQRAAVHGAHGARTVAQTMLDHIAAENRGAEPLGSVGAVVGATLAEAGAELAVNGPLLAPGIGAQGAAPADLPRVFGAVLPQVLPSASRSVLAHGPDSARLRAAAEQLADDVRNVYP, from the coding sequence ATGACCCCCGAGCCCGCCGAGCCCCCCGAGCCCTTCGGTAGCCGGCTGCACCGGGCGACGGCCGCCCGCGGCCCGCTGTGCGTCGGCATCGACCCGCACGCCGCCCTGCTGGCCCGCTGGGGGCTGCCGGACGACCCGGCGGGTCTGGAGCGGTTCGCGATGACCGCCGTCGAGGCGCTGGCCGACCGCGTCGCGGTGCTCAAGCCGCAGTCCGCGTTCTTCGAGCGCTTCGGCTCCCGCGGCGTCGCCGTGCTGGAGAAGGCCGTCGCGGCGGCGCGGGCGGCCGGGGCGCTGGTCCTCATGGACGCCAAGCGCGGCGACATCGGCTCGACGATGGGCGGCTACGCCGCCGCGTACCTCGGCAAGGACGCCCCGCTGCGCTCCGACGCGCTGACCGTCACCCCCTATCTCGGGTACGAGTCGCTGCGCCCGGCGCTGGACGCCGCCCACGCCGCAGGCGCCGGCCTCTTCGTCGTCACGCTCACCTCCAACCCGGAGGGCGTCGAGGTGCAGCGCGCCGCCGTGCACGGCGCGCACGGCGCACGAACCGTCGCGCAGACGATGCTGGACCACATCGCCGCCGAGAACCGCGGTGCCGAGCCGCTCGGTTCGGTCGGCGCCGTCGTCGGCGCCACCCTCGCCGAAGCCGGCGCCGAGCTGGCCGTCAACGGCCCGCTGCTGGCCCCCGGCATCGGCGCCCAGGGCGCCGCGCCCGCCGACCTCCCGCGGGTCTTCGGCGCCGTGCTGCCCCAAGTCCTGCCCAGCGCAAGCCGGTCGGTGCTGGCGCACGGACCGGATAGCGCGAGGCTGCGGGCGGCGGCCGAACAATTGGCCGATGACGTACGGAACGTATACCCATAA
- the coaBC gene encoding bifunctional phosphopantothenoylcysteine decarboxylase/phosphopantothenate--cysteine ligase CoaBC, with protein MAEAAKAAAPAEVVLGVSGGIAAYKACELLRLFTESGHAVRAVPTAAALHFVGEATWAALSGRPAATETWADVHEVPHVRIGRRADLVVVAPATADVLAKAAHGLADDLLTNTLLTASCPVVFAPAMHTEMWEHPATQANVATLRARGAVVIEPAVGRLTGADTGKGRLPEPAEIFEVCRRALARGAGGLAPDLAGRHVVVSAGGTREPLDPVRFLGNRSSGLQGYALARTAVARGARVTLLAANTALPDPAGAGIVRVGTAVELQEAVVKAAADADAIVMAAAVADFRPVTYASGKIKKKDDREPDPITLTRNPDILAGISAARPRPGQVVVGFAAETDDVLANGRAKLARKGCDLLVVNEVGETKAFGSDGNEAVVLTADGHEVPVPFGPKEALADVVWDLVVERLG; from the coding sequence ATGGCGGAAGCGGCGAAGGCAGCGGCCCCGGCCGAGGTGGTGCTGGGCGTCAGCGGCGGCATCGCGGCGTACAAGGCGTGCGAGCTGCTGCGGCTCTTCACCGAGTCGGGCCATGCGGTACGGGCGGTGCCCACGGCCGCCGCGCTGCACTTCGTCGGCGAGGCCACCTGGGCGGCGCTCTCCGGCCGCCCCGCCGCCACCGAGACCTGGGCGGACGTGCACGAGGTCCCGCACGTGCGGATCGGCCGGCGGGCCGACCTCGTGGTCGTCGCCCCCGCCACCGCCGACGTGCTCGCCAAGGCCGCCCACGGCCTGGCCGACGACCTGCTGACGAACACCCTGCTCACCGCCTCCTGCCCGGTCGTCTTCGCACCGGCCATGCACACCGAGATGTGGGAGCACCCCGCCACCCAGGCCAACGTGGCCACGCTGCGGGCCCGCGGCGCCGTCGTCATCGAGCCCGCCGTCGGCCGGCTCACCGGCGCCGACACCGGCAAGGGCCGGCTGCCGGAGCCGGCGGAGATCTTCGAGGTCTGCCGCCGCGCGCTCGCCCGCGGCGCCGGCGGGCTGGCCCCCGACCTCGCCGGGCGGCACGTCGTCGTCAGCGCGGGCGGCACCCGCGAGCCGCTGGACCCCGTGCGCTTCCTGGGCAACCGCTCGTCCGGGCTCCAGGGGTACGCCCTGGCCCGTACCGCCGTCGCCCGCGGCGCCCGGGTCACGCTGCTGGCCGCGAACACCGCGCTGCCCGACCCCGCGGGCGCCGGCATCGTGCGCGTGGGCACCGCCGTGGAGCTCCAGGAGGCCGTGGTGAAGGCCGCGGCCGACGCCGACGCCATCGTCATGGCCGCCGCCGTCGCCGACTTCCGCCCGGTGACGTACGCCAGCGGCAAGATCAAGAAGAAGGACGACCGCGAGCCGGACCCGATCACCCTCACCCGCAACCCCGACATCCTCGCCGGGATCTCCGCCGCCCGGCCGCGCCCGGGGCAGGTCGTCGTCGGCTTCGCCGCCGAGACCGACGACGTGCTCGCCAACGGCCGCGCCAAGCTCGCCCGTAAGGGCTGTGACCTGCTCGTCGTCAACGAGGTGGGCGAGACCAAGGCGTTCGGCTCCGACGGCAACGAAGCCGTGGTGCTCACCGCCGACGGGCACGAGGTGCCCGTGCCGTTCGGGCCCAAGGAAGCGCTGGCCGACGTGGTGTGGGACCTCGTCGTGGAACGGCTCGGCTGA
- a CDS encoding quinone-dependent dihydroorotate dehydrogenase yields the protein MYPLLFHSVLSRLDSERAHRLAFAAIRSAAAAPGVRSAVRVTAAPRHPELRVHALGIDFPGPFGLAAGFDKNAVGIDGLTMLGFDFVEVGTVTATAQPGNEPTRLFRLIPDRALVNRMGFNNDGSAAVAARLARRRYGQRTPYRPNAVVGVNIGKTKAVPESGAIADYVTSAERLAGHADYLVVNVSSPNTPGLRDLQAVAHLRPLLEAVRAAADRVAGDTARAAAPGTHGRVPLLVKIAPDLADEDVDAVADLALELGLDGIIATNTTIAREGLVTARARVESIGAGGLSGAPLRRRSLEVLRRLYARVGAPGENGIVLVGAGGIETAAHAWERILAGATLVQGYSAFVYEGPLWPRRIHRGLAELLAASPYATLADAVGADVRKATA from the coding sequence ATGTACCCCTTGCTCTTCCACAGCGTCCTCTCCCGGCTGGACTCCGAGCGGGCCCACCGCCTGGCGTTCGCGGCCATCCGCAGCGCTGCGGCCGCACCGGGCGTGCGCAGCGCCGTCCGCGTCACCGCGGCCCCCCGCCACCCCGAACTCCGCGTCCACGCGCTCGGCATCGACTTCCCCGGCCCCTTCGGGCTCGCCGCGGGCTTCGACAAGAACGCGGTCGGCATCGACGGACTGACCATGCTCGGCTTCGACTTCGTCGAGGTCGGCACCGTGACCGCAACCGCCCAGCCGGGCAACGAGCCGACCCGGCTCTTCCGGCTGATCCCGGACCGGGCCCTGGTCAACCGGATGGGCTTCAACAACGACGGCTCCGCCGCCGTCGCCGCCCGCCTGGCCCGCCGCCGGTACGGGCAGCGCACCCCGTACCGGCCCAACGCCGTCGTCGGCGTCAACATCGGCAAGACCAAGGCCGTCCCCGAATCGGGTGCCATCGCCGACTACGTCACCTCCGCGGAACGGCTCGCGGGACACGCCGACTACCTCGTCGTCAACGTCTCCTCGCCCAACACCCCGGGACTTCGCGACCTCCAGGCCGTCGCGCACCTGCGCCCGCTGCTCGAAGCGGTCCGCGCCGCCGCCGACCGGGTCGCGGGCGACACCGCCAGGGCCGCCGCGCCGGGCACCCACGGGCGCGTGCCGCTGCTGGTCAAGATCGCCCCCGACCTCGCGGACGAGGACGTCGACGCGGTCGCCGACCTGGCCCTGGAGCTGGGCCTCGACGGCATCATCGCCACCAACACCACCATCGCCCGCGAGGGCCTCGTCACCGCCCGCGCCCGGGTCGAGTCCATCGGCGCCGGCGGCCTGTCAGGGGCGCCGCTGCGGCGGCGCTCCCTGGAGGTGCTGCGCCGCCTCTACGCGCGCGTGGGCGCGCCCGGCGAGAACGGGATCGTGCTCGTCGGCGCCGGCGGCATCGAGACCGCCGCGCACGCCTGGGAGCGGATCCTCGCCGGCGCCACCCTCGTCCAGGGCTACAGCGCCTTCGTCTACGAGGGCCCGCTGTGGCCCCGCAGGATCCACCGCGGCCTGGCGGAGCTGCTGGCCGCGTCCCCGTACGCCACCCTCGCCGACGCCGTCGGCGCCGACGTCAGGAAGGCGACCGCATGA
- the metK gene encoding methionine adenosyltransferase — protein sequence MSRRLFTSESVTEGHPDKIADQISDAILDALLKDDPHSRVAVETLITTGQVHVAGEVTTSGYADIATLVRNKILEIGYDSSKKGFDGASCGVSVSIGAQSPDIAQGVDTAYESRVEGSGGDDLDLQGAGDQGLMFGYACDETPELMPLPIHLAHRLSARLSEVRKNGTIPYLRPDGKTQVTIEYNGDKAARLDTVVVSSQHASDIDLDSLLTPDIREFVVEPELKALLDDGIKLDTEGYRLLVNPTGRFEIGGPMGDAGLTGRKIIIDTYGGMARHGGGAFSGKDPSKVDRSAAYAMRWVAKNVVAAGLASRCEVQVAYAIGKAEPVGLFVETFGTATVDVEKIETAISEVFDLRPAALIRDLDLLRPIYSQTAAYGHFGRPLADFTWERTDRVDALRKAAGI from the coding sequence GTGTCCCGCCGTCTATTCACCTCGGAGTCCGTTACCGAGGGCCACCCCGACAAGATCGCTGACCAGATCAGCGACGCCATCCTCGACGCCCTGCTCAAGGACGACCCGCACTCCCGCGTCGCCGTCGAGACCCTGATCACCACCGGCCAGGTGCACGTGGCCGGCGAGGTGACCACCTCCGGTTACGCGGACATCGCGACCCTCGTGCGGAACAAGATCCTGGAGATCGGGTACGACTCGTCGAAGAAGGGCTTCGACGGCGCCTCCTGCGGCGTCTCGGTGTCCATCGGCGCCCAGTCGCCGGACATCGCCCAGGGTGTGGACACCGCGTACGAGAGCCGGGTCGAGGGCTCCGGCGGCGACGACCTCGACCTCCAGGGCGCCGGCGACCAGGGCCTGATGTTCGGCTACGCCTGCGACGAGACGCCCGAGCTGATGCCGCTGCCCATCCACCTGGCGCACCGGCTCTCCGCCCGGCTCAGCGAGGTCCGCAAGAACGGGACCATCCCCTACCTGCGCCCCGACGGCAAGACGCAGGTCACCATCGAGTACAACGGCGACAAGGCGGCCCGGCTCGACACCGTCGTCGTCTCCTCGCAGCATGCCTCCGACATCGACCTGGACTCGCTGCTGACGCCCGACATCCGCGAGTTCGTCGTGGAGCCGGAGCTGAAGGCCCTCCTCGACGACGGCATCAAGCTGGACACCGAGGGCTACCGCCTGCTGGTCAACCCCACCGGCCGGTTCGAGATCGGCGGCCCGATGGGCGACGCCGGGCTCACCGGGCGCAAGATCATCATCGACACCTACGGCGGCATGGCCCGGCACGGCGGCGGCGCCTTCTCCGGCAAGGACCCCTCCAAGGTCGACCGCTCCGCCGCGTACGCCATGCGCTGGGTCGCCAAGAACGTCGTGGCCGCCGGGCTGGCCTCGCGCTGCGAGGTGCAGGTGGCGTACGCGATCGGCAAGGCCGAGCCGGTCGGGCTCTTCGTCGAGACCTTCGGCACCGCGACGGTCGACGTCGAGAAGATCGAGACCGCCATCTCCGAGGTCTTCGACCTCCGCCCGGCGGCGCTCATCCGCGACCTGGACCTGCTGCGCCCGATCTACTCCCAGACCGCCGCGTACGGCCACTTCGGCCGCCCGCTGGCCGACTTCACCTGGGAGCGGACCGACCGCGTCGACGCGCTGCGCAAGGCCGCCGGCATCTGA